One window from the genome of Nicotiana tomentosiformis chromosome 5, ASM39032v3, whole genome shotgun sequence encodes:
- the LOC104097209 gene encoding uncharacterized protein, translating into MRIVIQSIITHNAANLNSDLMKAMCETFKIKHRNSTAYKSQMNKAVEASNKNIKKILRKMVDNYKQWHEKLPFALLRYRTTVRTSTGATPYLLVYGTEAIIPTEVEIPSLRIIQEDELSDA; encoded by the coding sequence atgagGATAGTGATTCAGTCAATCATTACTCACAACGCCGCCAATTTAAATAGCGatttgatgaaagccatgtgtgaaacgttcaagatcaagcataggaACTCCACGGCATACAAATCGCAAATGAACAAAGCTGTAGAAGcctccaacaagaacatcaagaagatactgaggaaaatggtagataattacaaacaatggcacgagaagctgccATTTGCTCTGCTCAGGTATCGTACTacagttcgcacatcaactggggcaactccctacttattggtttatggtactgaagcgATTATTCCTACCGAAGTAGAGATCccttccttaagaatcatacaagaagatGAGCTCAGCGATGCATAA